The Lentzea guizhouensis genome contains a region encoding:
- a CDS encoding ABC transporter substrate-binding protein, which yields MPFLRALPTALALAVLAAGCGASSDDKAQVKTGPGVTDDTISLGILSDMTGPFKASALTRIKGYELYLDQVNQRGGICGRKVELKQKDHAYDVQKALDGYFELEPQVLGLLELAGTPMTTAIEPDIMQTRTLTAPASWSADLLGNPHMMIVGTTYDLDVINGLDHYKRRGVIKEGDTVGHIYVQGSYGDNALEGSEFAGKQWNMTIAKQPIAETTADLAAQIAALKAAGAKAVVMSTTPAQTAAAVGVAAALKWDVPFMVNVVGFDPAILKSPVAAAVQKQVSVVTSVAPFTGTAAGPREVAAAFGKRYPGDEPAIYVNHGYTVAMVFLAVVEKACQNGDLTRDGLLKAFHDTNGLDTKGLTSPLHYSLVGRPSATQSYITKVDAAAPGGLTTVEELFESELVKAKGTRAK from the coding sequence ATGCCCTTCCTCCGCGCACTGCCCACCGCTCTCGCGCTCGCCGTCCTCGCGGCCGGCTGCGGCGCGTCGAGCGACGACAAAGCCCAGGTCAAAACCGGGCCGGGAGTCACGGACGACACGATCTCGCTAGGCATCCTGTCCGACATGACGGGCCCGTTCAAAGCCTCGGCGCTGACCCGGATCAAGGGCTACGAGCTGTACCTCGACCAGGTCAACCAGCGCGGCGGCATCTGCGGCCGCAAGGTCGAGCTGAAGCAGAAGGACCACGCCTACGACGTCCAGAAGGCGCTCGACGGCTACTTCGAGCTCGAACCGCAGGTCCTCGGCCTGCTGGAGCTCGCGGGCACCCCGATGACCACGGCCATCGAGCCGGACATCATGCAGACCCGCACCCTCACCGCCCCGGCCTCCTGGTCGGCGGACCTGCTCGGCAACCCGCACATGATGATCGTCGGCACCACCTACGACCTCGACGTCATCAACGGCCTCGACCACTACAAGCGCCGCGGTGTCATCAAGGAAGGTGACACCGTCGGCCACATCTACGTCCAGGGCAGCTACGGCGACAACGCCCTGGAAGGCTCCGAGTTCGCCGGCAAGCAGTGGAACATGACGATCGCCAAGCAGCCGATCGCCGAGACCACCGCCGACCTCGCCGCCCAGATCGCCGCCCTGAAGGCCGCGGGCGCGAAGGCCGTGGTCATGAGCACCACGCCGGCCCAGACCGCCGCGGCGGTCGGTGTCGCCGCCGCGTTGAAGTGGGACGTGCCGTTCATGGTGAACGTCGTCGGGTTCGACCCGGCGATCCTGAAGTCGCCGGTGGCCGCGGCGGTGCAGAAGCAGGTGTCCGTGGTGACGTCGGTGGCGCCGTTCACGGGCACCGCCGCCGGGCCGCGAGAAGTGGCGGCGGCGTTCGGCAAGCGGTATCCGGGGGACGAGCCGGCCATCTACGTCAACCACGGGTACACGGTCGCGATGGTGTTCCTGGCGGTCGTGGAGAAGGCCTGCCAGAACGGGGACCTGACGCGGGACGGGCTGTTGAAGGCGTTCCACGACACGAACGGGCTGGACACGAAGGGGCTGACGAGCCCGCTGCACTACTCGCTCGTCGGCCGGCCGTCGGCCACGCAGTCGTACATCACGAAGGTGGACGCCGCGGCGCCCGGTGGGCTGACGACGGTGGAGGAGCTGTTCGAGTCGGAGCTGGTGAAGGCGAAGGGCACCCGAGCCAAGTAA
- a CDS encoding Tex family protein encodes MTTLIHQKIADELGVASGQVSSAVELLDGGATVPFVARYRKEATGGLDDAQLRTLEERLGYLRELEERRAAVLTSIREQGKLDEALEAQILAADSKARLEDLYLPYKPKRRTKAQIAKEAGLEPLADALLSDPMLNPQEEAAKFVDAEKEVADAAAALQGARAILVERFGEDGDLIGELRERMWTRGRVVSKVREGKETEGAKFADYFAFDEPFAKLPSHRILALFRGEKEEVLDLVLEPEEPVEDGPSSFEVRIAARFGIDDRGRPGDKWLTDTVRWAWRTRILVHLGIDLRGRLRQFAEDEAVKVFASNLRDLLLAAPAGTRATMGLDPGYRTGVKVAVVDATGKVVAHGVIQPHVPANRWDESIAKLAALAKQHNVDLIAIGNGTASRETDKLAADLIKRHPELNLTKIVVSEAGASVYSASAYASSELPDLDVSIRGAVSIARRLQDPLAELVKIDPKSIGVGQYQHDLSESKLSRSLDAVVEDCVNAVGVDLNTASVPLLTRVSGITAGLAENIVLHRDQNGPFMTRKALKDVARLGPKAFEQCAGFLKIRGGDEPLDASSVHPEAYPVVRRMQQEAGAELIGNTAVLTKLRPEKFVDEQFGLPTVTDILRELEKPGRDPRPAFKTATFADGVEKIADLKPGMVLEGVVTNVAAFGAFVDIGVHQDGLVHISALSNSYVKDPRDVVKSGDVVRVKVLEVDEARKRIGLTLRLTDEPGKPAPKQHGGGGGGGGGGGRDRRPQRGGGGGGGNDRRSSPPPASGSMADALRKAGFGK; translated from the coding sequence GTGACAACGCTCATCCACCAGAAGATCGCTGACGAGCTCGGTGTGGCCTCGGGCCAGGTCAGCTCTGCTGTCGAACTGCTCGACGGTGGCGCGACCGTCCCGTTCGTCGCCCGCTACCGCAAGGAGGCGACCGGCGGTCTCGACGACGCGCAGCTGCGCACGCTCGAGGAGCGGCTCGGCTACCTGCGCGAGCTGGAGGAGCGGCGCGCGGCCGTCCTCACCTCGATCCGCGAGCAGGGCAAGCTCGACGAGGCGCTCGAAGCGCAGATCCTCGCCGCGGACTCCAAGGCCCGGCTCGAGGACCTCTACCTGCCGTACAAGCCGAAGCGGCGCACCAAGGCCCAGATCGCGAAGGAAGCCGGTCTCGAACCGCTCGCCGACGCGCTGCTGTCCGACCCGATGCTGAACCCGCAGGAAGAAGCCGCCAAGTTCGTCGACGCGGAGAAGGAGGTCGCCGACGCGGCGGCCGCTCTGCAGGGCGCGCGGGCCATCCTGGTCGAGCGGTTCGGCGAGGACGGCGACCTGATCGGCGAGCTGCGCGAGCGGATGTGGACGCGCGGGCGGGTCGTCTCCAAGGTCCGCGAGGGCAAGGAGACCGAGGGCGCCAAGTTCGCGGACTACTTCGCGTTCGACGAGCCGTTCGCCAAGCTGCCGTCGCACCGCATCCTGGCGCTGTTCCGCGGCGAGAAGGAGGAGGTCCTCGACCTCGTCCTGGAGCCGGAGGAGCCGGTCGAGGACGGTCCGTCGTCGTTCGAGGTGCGCATCGCCGCCCGGTTCGGCATCGACGACCGGGGCCGCCCCGGCGACAAGTGGCTCACCGACACGGTGCGCTGGGCGTGGCGGACCCGGATCCTCGTGCACCTGGGCATCGACCTGCGCGGCCGCCTGCGCCAGTTCGCCGAGGACGAGGCCGTCAAGGTGTTCGCGTCGAACCTGCGCGACCTGCTGCTCGCCGCCCCGGCCGGCACCCGCGCGACGATGGGTCTCGACCCCGGTTACCGCACCGGCGTCAAGGTCGCGGTCGTCGACGCCACCGGCAAGGTCGTCGCGCACGGCGTCATCCAGCCGCACGTGCCCGCGAACCGCTGGGACGAGTCGATCGCGAAGCTCGCGGCGCTCGCCAAGCAGCACAACGTCGACCTGATCGCGATCGGCAACGGCACCGCCTCCCGCGAGACGGACAAGCTCGCCGCCGACCTGATCAAGCGCCACCCGGAGCTGAACCTCACCAAGATCGTCGTCTCCGAGGCGGGCGCCTCGGTGTACTCGGCCTCGGCCTACGCGTCGTCCGAGCTGCCGGACCTGGACGTGTCGATCCGCGGCGCCGTCTCGATCGCGCGCCGCCTGCAGGACCCGCTGGCCGAGCTGGTGAAGATCGACCCGAAGTCCATCGGCGTCGGCCAGTACCAGCACGACCTGTCGGAGTCGAAGCTGTCGCGGTCGCTGGACGCGGTGGTCGAGGACTGCGTGAACGCGGTCGGCGTCGACCTGAACACGGCGTCGGTGCCGCTGCTGACCCGCGTCTCGGGCATCACGGCGGGCCTGGCCGAGAACATCGTCCTGCACCGCGACCAGAACGGCCCGTTCATGACCCGCAAGGCGCTGAAGGACGTGGCACGCCTGGGCCCGAAGGCGTTCGAGCAGTGCGCGGGCTTCCTCAAGATCCGCGGCGGCGACGAACCGCTGGACGCCTCCTCCGTGCACCCCGAGGCCTACCCGGTGGTGCGCAGGATGCAGCAGGAGGCGGGCGCCGAGCTGATCGGCAACACGGCGGTGCTCACGAAGCTGCGGCCGGAGAAGTTCGTCGACGAGCAGTTCGGTCTCCCGACCGTCACGGACATCCTGCGCGAGCTCGAGAAGCCGGGCCGCGACCCGCGCCCGGCGTTCAAGACCGCGACCTTCGCCGACGGTGTGGAGAAGATCGCGGACCTCAAGCCGGGCATGGTGCTGGAGGGCGTGGTCACGAACGTGGCGGCGTTCGGCGCGTTCGTCGACATCGGCGTGCACCAGGACGGCCTCGTGCACATCTCGGCGTTGTCGAACTCCTACGTGAAGGACCCGCGCGACGTCGTGAAGTCCGGTGACGTGGTGCGGGTGAAGGTGCTGGAGGTCGACGAGGCGCGCAAGCGGATCGGCCTGACGCTGCGCCTGACCGACGAACCGGGCAAGCCGGCGCCGAAGCAGCACGGCGGCGGTGGCGGCGGTGGTGGCGGAGGCGGCCGGGACCGTCGTCCGCAGCGTGGTGGCGGCGGTGGTGGCGGGAACGACCGCCGCAGCTCGCCGCCTCCGGCCAGCGGCTCGATGGCGGACGCACTGCGCAAGGCGGGCTTCGGCAAGTAG
- a CDS encoding alkaline phosphatase family protein, whose product MSIAEVVPSLLSGLAVPGCDNTLDLPASRRVCLLLVDGLGHHLLRSHASHAPFLSSLAGREIDAGFPSSTATSLASIGTGLLSGEHGIVGYTFETGGEVLNALSWSRHGDHHHDLRASLVPEVVQPHPTTFERAAAAGVAVSTVAPLMHRGSGLTRAVLRGSWFVGTAGFGDLAVAAASALSADRAFCYAYHADLDTIGHIYGPGSEQWLLQLEFVDSLAERIASRLPAGSALVVTADHGMITAGERVDFDTEPLLWEGVRVIAGEPRVRYLHVSSPSVVSVWRSFLGERAEVLTREEAVEAGWFGPVAPIAVDRIGDVVVAMQGDAVLVRSQAERQLAALKGFHGARTREEVAIPLLWQVV is encoded by the coding sequence ATGAGCATCGCCGAGGTCGTCCCCTCGCTGCTGTCCGGGCTGGCCGTGCCCGGCTGCGACAACACGCTCGACCTGCCCGCCTCCCGCCGCGTCTGCCTGCTGCTGGTTGACGGGCTGGGCCACCACCTGCTGCGTTCTCACGCCTCGCACGCACCGTTCCTGAGCTCGCTCGCCGGCCGGGAGATCGACGCGGGCTTCCCGTCGTCGACCGCCACGAGCCTGGCCTCGATCGGCACCGGCCTGCTGTCCGGCGAGCACGGCATCGTCGGCTACACGTTCGAGACGGGCGGCGAGGTGCTGAACGCGCTGAGCTGGTCCCGCCACGGCGATCATCACCACGACCTGCGTGCGTCTCTGGTGCCCGAGGTCGTGCAGCCGCACCCGACGACGTTCGAACGCGCGGCAGCGGCGGGGGTGGCGGTGAGCACGGTGGCGCCGTTGATGCACCGCGGCAGCGGGCTGACTCGCGCGGTGCTGCGCGGGTCGTGGTTCGTGGGCACGGCCGGGTTCGGTGACCTGGCGGTGGCGGCTGCATCGGCTTTGTCAGCCGATCGGGCGTTCTGCTACGCCTACCACGCTGATCTTGACACGATCGGGCACATCTACGGGCCGGGTTCGGAGCAGTGGTTGCTGCAGCTGGAGTTCGTCGACTCGCTGGCCGAGCGGATCGCCTCGCGCCTGCCCGCGGGATCCGCGCTGGTCGTGACCGCGGACCACGGGATGATCACGGCGGGGGAGCGGGTCGACTTCGACACCGAGCCGCTGCTGTGGGAGGGGGTGCGGGTGATCGCCGGGGAGCCGCGGGTGCGGTACCTGCACGTGTCGAGCCCTTCGGTGGTGTCGGTGTGGCGGTCTTTCCTGGGGGAGCGGGCGGAGGTGCTGACCCGGGAGGAGGCGGTGGAGGCCGGGTGGTTCGGGCCGGTGGCGCCGATCGCCGTGGACCGCATCGGGGATGTGGTCGTTGCGATGCAGGGGGACGCGGTGCTGGTGCGGAGTCAGGCGGAGCGGCAGTTGGCGGCTTTGAAGGGGTTTCACGGGGCGCGGACGCGGGAGGAGGTCGCGATTCCGCTGCTGTGGCAGGTGGTGTGA
- a CDS encoding patatin-like phospholipase family protein translates to MTIELPGPVGFALGGGGSLGAAQVGMLRALREHGVHPDLVAGTSVGSVNGSMLALDPDNAAERLAVLWQGMTRQRVFPGGPIAQLRSLRTNKTYLFPNTGLAGVLAENLGATTSFTDLTLPFGAVSVDCVTGEAVTIAEGDLIPAILASAAIPGVYPPVQIGGRVLYDGGVLANVPIRQALAMGAQSLVVLDCAFPGHLPTVPETLAETLLFWATLGMRNQAVLEVELASQQVPVLYLPGPPVQAVTPLDFSHTAELVEASYVASAAFLTSLEIAGVGLYGHPSHG, encoded by the coding sequence GTGACGATCGAACTGCCAGGACCAGTGGGTTTCGCGCTCGGCGGAGGCGGAAGCCTCGGCGCGGCCCAGGTCGGCATGCTCCGCGCACTGCGCGAACACGGCGTGCACCCGGACCTGGTCGCCGGCACGTCGGTGGGCTCGGTCAACGGCTCCATGCTCGCCCTGGACCCGGACAACGCCGCGGAACGCCTCGCCGTGCTGTGGCAGGGCATGACCCGCCAGCGCGTGTTCCCCGGCGGCCCGATCGCGCAGCTGAGGTCGTTGCGCACCAACAAGACCTACCTCTTCCCGAACACCGGCCTGGCCGGCGTGCTGGCCGAGAACCTGGGCGCCACCACGTCGTTCACGGACCTGACCCTCCCGTTCGGCGCGGTGTCGGTCGACTGCGTGACGGGCGAGGCGGTCACCATCGCCGAGGGCGACCTGATCCCCGCGATCCTCGCCAGCGCCGCGATCCCCGGCGTCTACCCACCGGTGCAGATCGGCGGCCGGGTGCTGTACGACGGCGGCGTGCTGGCGAACGTGCCCATCCGCCAAGCACTCGCGATGGGCGCGCAGTCTCTGGTGGTGCTGGATTGCGCGTTCCCGGGCCACCTCCCGACGGTCCCCGAGACGCTCGCCGAGACCCTGCTCTTCTGGGCCACGCTCGGCATGCGCAACCAGGCGGTGCTGGAGGTGGAGCTGGCCTCGCAGCAGGTGCCGGTGCTGTACCTGCCGGGCCCGCCGGTGCAGGCCGTGACACCGCTGGACTTTTCGCACACCGCGGAGCTCGTGGAGGCGTCGTACGTGGCGTCGGCGGCGTTCCTCACCTCCCTGGAGATCGCGGGGGTCGGGCTGTACGGGCATCCGTCGCACGGGTGA
- a CDS encoding putative leader peptide, producing MSQASVLSTRRHVDLRRQASAICAVPALV from the coding sequence GTGTCCCAGGCATCAGTGCTCAGCACGCGCCGCCACGTCGACCTCCGCCGGCAGGCGAGCGCGATCTGTGCGGTGCCCGCGCTCGTCTGA
- a CDS encoding RNA polymerase sigma factor yields the protein MDPTLLRSLTPGVLSILVRRGADFAAAEDAVQDALVEAVRSWPAAPPRDPKGWLVTVAWRKFLDAARSETSRRRREDVVSEEPPPGEVPSSDDTLQLYFLCAHPSLTPSSAVALTLRAVGGLTTRQIASAYLVPEATMAQRISRAKKTIASVRLDQPGDVATVLRVLYLVFNEGYSGDVDLAAEAIRLTRQLFAAFDHPEVAGLLALMLLHHARRASRTGPDGLVPLASQDRSRWDVSLITEGIVVLQAALARDRLGEFQAQAAIAALHADAQTAAETDWVQIVEWYDELAALTPSPVVLLNRAVAVGEADGPRAGLAALSSLDPALPRYAAVAAYLHERDGDFAEAARLYAEAASAATNLAERHHLTRQAARLNSRRSE from the coding sequence TTGGACCCCACGCTGCTGCGCAGCCTCACGCCCGGCGTGCTCAGCATCCTCGTCCGCCGCGGAGCCGACTTCGCGGCGGCCGAGGACGCCGTGCAGGACGCCCTGGTGGAAGCCGTCCGTTCGTGGCCGGCCGCCCCACCGCGCGACCCCAAGGGCTGGCTGGTCACGGTCGCGTGGCGCAAGTTCCTCGACGCCGCGCGCTCGGAGACGTCCCGGCGCCGGCGCGAGGACGTCGTGTCCGAAGAACCGCCACCGGGCGAGGTGCCCTCGTCCGACGACACGCTGCAGCTCTACTTCCTGTGCGCGCACCCGTCACTCACCCCGTCGTCCGCCGTGGCCCTGACACTGCGCGCGGTCGGTGGCCTCACCACCCGCCAGATCGCCTCCGCCTACCTCGTCCCCGAGGCGACCATGGCCCAGCGCATCAGCCGCGCCAAGAAGACGATCGCCTCCGTCCGCCTGGACCAGCCCGGCGACGTGGCCACCGTGCTGCGCGTGCTCTACCTGGTGTTCAACGAGGGCTACTCGGGCGACGTCGACCTGGCCGCCGAGGCCATCCGGCTCACCCGCCAGCTCTTCGCCGCCTTCGACCACCCCGAGGTCGCGGGCCTGCTCGCGCTGATGCTGCTGCACCACGCCCGCCGTGCCTCGCGCACCGGCCCGGACGGCTTGGTCCCGCTGGCTTCGCAGGACCGGTCGCGGTGGGACGTCTCGCTGATCACCGAGGGCATCGTCGTGCTGCAGGCGGCGCTGGCGCGTGACCGGCTCGGCGAGTTCCAGGCGCAGGCGGCGATCGCGGCGTTGCACGCGGACGCTCAGACCGCTGCGGAAACCGACTGGGTGCAGATCGTCGAGTGGTACGACGAACTGGCCGCGCTGACGCCCAGCCCGGTGGTGCTGCTGAACCGGGCGGTGGCCGTGGGGGAGGCAGACGGTCCACGCGCCGGGCTCGCCGCCTTGTCCTCTTTGGACCCTGCGCTGCCCCGGTACGCGGCGGTGGCGGCGTATCTGCACGAGCGCGACGGGGACTTCGCGGAGGCGGCCCGGCTTTATGCCGAGGCTGCTTCGGCTGCGACCAACCTCGCCGAACGCCACCACCTGACGCGGCAGGCCGCGCGCCTGAACTCGCGCCGGTCGGAGTAG
- a CDS encoding YciI family protein, whose translation MAKYLLLKHYRGAPAPVNDAPMAQWTPEEVSAHIKYMQDFADRLRETGEFVSEQALAQEGTWVRYDGEGRPPVTDGPFAETKDLIAGWMLIDVDSYERALELAGELSAAPGAGGKPIHEWLELRPCYGVAPTITE comes from the coding sequence ATGGCCAAGTACCTGCTGCTCAAGCACTACCGCGGCGCACCGGCGCCGGTCAACGACGCGCCGATGGCGCAGTGGACGCCGGAGGAGGTCTCCGCGCACATCAAGTACATGCAGGACTTCGCGGACCGGCTGCGGGAGACCGGCGAGTTCGTCAGCGAGCAGGCCCTCGCCCAGGAGGGCACCTGGGTCCGCTACGACGGCGAGGGCCGTCCGCCGGTCACCGACGGCCCGTTCGCCGAGACGAAGGACCTCATCGCGGGCTGGATGCTGATCGACGTCGACAGCTACGAACGAGCGCTGGAGCTCGCCGGCGAGCTCTCGGCCGCCCCCGGCGCCGGCGGCAAGCCGATCCACGAGTGGCTGGAGCTGCGCCCCTGCTACGGCGTGGCCCCCACGATCACGGAGTAG
- a CDS encoding RNA polymerase sigma factor — protein sequence MTTEDPDDRALWAQAAGGSAHAFGVLFDRHARAVYNHCFRLSASWAAAEDHLQATFLMAWRKRDQVRLERESALPWLLTVATNVVRNERRSLTRWLRLTTRVPDAGHVPDHADQVADRVDDQRRMAELLKAVERLPRNEREALALCVWSGVSYADAAAVLGITEGSVRARVSKAKSRLKNSDLVTVGEDR from the coding sequence ATGACGACCGAAGACCCTGACGACCGGGCGCTGTGGGCGCAGGCCGCCGGGGGCAGTGCGCACGCCTTCGGGGTGCTGTTCGACCGGCACGCCAGAGCGGTCTACAACCACTGCTTCCGGTTGAGCGCGTCGTGGGCGGCCGCCGAGGACCACCTGCAGGCGACGTTCCTGATGGCCTGGCGCAAACGCGACCAGGTCCGGCTGGAACGCGAGTCCGCGCTGCCGTGGCTGCTCACCGTGGCGACCAACGTGGTCCGCAACGAACGGCGGTCGCTGACCAGGTGGCTGCGGCTGACCACCCGCGTTCCCGACGCCGGCCACGTGCCCGACCACGCCGACCAGGTCGCCGACCGGGTCGACGACCAGCGGCGGATGGCCGAGCTGCTCAAGGCCGTGGAGAGGCTGCCGCGCAACGAACGCGAAGCGCTCGCCCTGTGCGTGTGGTCCGGCGTGTCCTACGCCGACGCGGCCGCCGTCCTGGGCATCACCGAGGGCAGCGTGCGGGCACGGGTCAGCAAGGCGAAGTCCCGGCTCAAGAACAGCGATCTCGTGACCGTAGGGGAGGACCGATGA